From the genome of Betaproteobacteria bacterium, one region includes:
- a CDS encoding cytochrome B, whose amino-acid sequence METTLMDAATTIRPTIHPVWLRITHWINAAAVLILVASGWRIYNASPLFDFRIPNEITLGGWLAGAIQWHFAAMWLLAVNGVVYLLLNALTGRIRRKFYPLSPRAFLHDLAAALRGRLAHADPSRYNTVQKAAYLFAWLDLLLLVLSGLVLWKNVQFPLLRELMGGYEAARYVHFFSMTFLVAFVMVHLAMVALVPRTLLAMIRGR is encoded by the coding sequence ATGGAGACGACCCTGATGGATGCGGCCACGACAATCCGTCCGACGATTCATCCGGTCTGGCTTCGGATCACGCACTGGATCAATGCGGCTGCCGTCCTGATCCTCGTCGCCAGCGGCTGGCGCATCTACAATGCATCGCCCCTGTTCGATTTCCGCATTCCGAACGAGATCACGCTCGGCGGATGGCTCGCCGGCGCGATCCAGTGGCACTTTGCCGCGATGTGGCTGCTGGCCGTCAACGGCGTCGTCTACCTGCTGCTCAACGCGCTAACCGGTCGCATCCGGCGCAAGTTCTATCCGCTCTCGCCGCGGGCGTTCCTGCACGATCTGGCGGCCGCGCTGCGCGGCCGGCTCGCCCATGCCGATCCGAGCCGTTACAACACGGTGCAAAAGGCGGCCTACCTGTTCGCGTGGCTGGATCTGCTGCTGCTCGTGTTGTCGGGCCTCGTGCTGTGGAAGAACGTCCAGTTTCCGCTGCTGCGCGAATTGATGGGCGGCTACGAGGCCGCCCGCTATGTCCACTTCTTCTCCATGACGTTCCTGGTCGCTTTCGTCATGGTGCATCTCGCCATGGTGGCGCTGGTGCCGCGCACGTTGCTCGCCATGATTCGCGGCCGCTAG
- a CDS encoding tripartite tricarboxylate transporter substrate binding protein has protein sequence MREGKMTNRRRWLQGFLVLACGAWCALPVQAAWPERTIRIIIPWPPGGSTDIVGRLLAAELTNRFKQQVIIDNRAGAGSIVGLQIATAAPPDGYTFMMTSTAYGFLIDKPKVPVDLVNSFEPAALIGFGDSALVVHPQFPVKTVKDLIDLAKKRPGEIFYASSGIGGFPHMNTELFKLMTGVNLIHVPFKGGGPATADVVAGHTQLQFSSLVTAMPFVQNRRLKLIAVGGRARSPKFPDVPTIAETVPGYESSIWWGIFAPPKTPADIIGRFHAETMDVISTPAFQGKLAEQGGAVVKMGSAEFGKLMVSEQNKWLKVIREAGIKGE, from the coding sequence ATGCGGGAGGGCAAGATGACGAATCGACGCCGTTGGTTGCAGGGGTTCCTCGTGCTCGCGTGCGGAGCGTGGTGCGCACTCCCGGTGCAGGCGGCGTGGCCCGAGCGGACCATCCGCATCATCATTCCCTGGCCGCCGGGCGGCAGCACCGACATCGTCGGGCGGCTGCTCGCCGCCGAGCTGACCAATCGCTTCAAGCAGCAGGTCATCATCGATAACCGCGCCGGCGCCGGCAGCATCGTCGGTCTGCAGATTGCGACCGCCGCACCGCCGGACGGCTACACCTTCATGATGACATCCACCGCGTATGGGTTTCTCATCGACAAACCGAAGGTTCCGGTCGACCTGGTCAATTCGTTCGAGCCGGCCGCGCTGATCGGCTTCGGCGACAGCGCCCTGGTGGTCCATCCCCAGTTTCCGGTGAAGACCGTGAAGGACCTGATCGATCTGGCCAAGAAGCGACCGGGCGAGATCTTCTATGCCTCCTCCGGCATCGGCGGCTTTCCGCACATGAACACCGAGCTCTTCAAGCTCATGACCGGGGTGAACCTGATCCACGTGCCTTTCAAGGGCGGCGGGCCGGCGACGGCCGATGTCGTGGCTGGTCACACGCAGCTTCAGTTCAGCTCGCTGGTGACGGCCATGCCGTTCGTTCAGAACCGCCGGCTCAAGCTGATCGCGGTCGGCGGCCGCGCGCGCAGCCCCAAGTTTCCCGATGTGCCGACGATCGCCGAGACGGTGCCCGGTTACGAGTCGAGCATCTGGTGGGGCATCTTCGCGCCGCCGAAGACCCCCGCCGACATCATCGGGCGGTTCCATGCCGAGACGATGGACGTCATTTCTACGCCCGCTTTCCAGGGCAAGCTCGCGGAACAGGGCGGGGCGGTGGTGAAGATGGGCTCGGCCGAGTTCGGCAAGCTGATGGTGTCGGAGCAGAACAAGTGGCTCAAGGTCATCCGCGAAGCCGGCATCAAGGGCGAATGA
- a CDS encoding glycosyl hydrolase codes for MATRKGAWLYRGDAARETWRVEGPHFLGHVISHLVLDPRDGRTLLAAAKTGHLGPTVFRSTDLGRSWKEAAKPPAFARAANEESARAVDHTFWLTPAPASQPDVWYAGTSPQGLFRSQDGGVSWEPFSMVNDDPNYRRWMGTVQDGTPDGPKLHSIIVDPRDPDHLYFAMSGGGVHESSDGGRSFAPLLDGLEVVAGFDNSEPTFHDPHCVRLCPSDPDRLYQQNHCGIYRLDRPSKRWVRIGKSMPADIGDIGFPMVVHPRNADTAWVLPMDGSDVWPRTSPGGKPAIYCTRNGGESWERLDAGLPREQAWWTVKRQAMCVDAADPVGLYFGTTSGELWASSDEGRNWRSIARHLPEIYAVETAELPG; via the coding sequence GTGGCGACGCGCAAGGGCGCATGGCTGTATCGAGGCGACGCGGCGCGGGAAACCTGGCGGGTCGAAGGACCGCATTTCCTCGGCCACGTCATCAGCCACCTGGTGCTCGATCCGCGCGACGGCCGCACGCTGCTGGCCGCCGCGAAGACGGGCCATCTCGGGCCGACCGTGTTCCGCTCCACCGATCTCGGCCGCAGCTGGAAAGAAGCAGCCAAACCTCCGGCATTCGCGCGCGCGGCGAACGAAGAGAGCGCTCGCGCCGTCGACCACACGTTTTGGCTCACCCCTGCCCCCGCTTCCCAGCCGGATGTCTGGTATGCGGGTACGTCGCCGCAGGGCCTTTTCCGTTCGCAGGACGGCGGGGTGAGTTGGGAGCCTTTCTCCATGGTGAACGACGATCCGAACTACCGCAGGTGGATGGGCACGGTCCAGGACGGCACGCCGGACGGGCCGAAGCTGCACTCGATCATCGTCGACCCGCGCGATCCGGATCATCTCTACTTCGCGATGTCGGGCGGCGGCGTGCACGAATCCAGCGACGGCGGCCGCAGCTTCGCGCCGCTGCTCGACGGCCTCGAGGTGGTCGCAGGGTTCGACAACAGCGAGCCGACCTTCCACGATCCGCATTGCGTGCGCCTGTGCCCGAGCGATCCCGACCGGCTGTACCAGCAGAACCACTGCGGCATCTACCGGCTCGACCGGCCCTCGAAGCGCTGGGTGCGGATCGGAAAGAGCATGCCGGCCGACATCGGCGACATCGGCTTCCCGATGGTGGTGCATCCGCGCAATGCCGACACCGCCTGGGTGTTGCCGATGGACGGCTCGGACGTGTGGCCGCGCACCAGCCCGGGCGGCAAGCCCGCAATCTATTGCACACGCAACGGCGGCGAGAGCTGGGAGCGACTCGATGCGGGGCTGCCGCGCGAACAGGCCTGGTGGACGGTCAAGCGCCAGGCGATGTGCGTCGATGCGGCCGATCCGGTCGGGCTCTATTTCGGCACCACCAGCGGCGAGCTCTGGGCGAGCAGCGACGAGGGTCGAAACTGGCGCTCGATCGCACGCCATCTGCCCGAGATCTACGCGGTCGAAACGGCCGAGCTGCCCGGGTGA
- a CDS encoding MoaD/ThiS family protein: protein MKVLIPSALRSYTERAEARASGETLAALLTDLDQQYTGIRFRMIDEQERIRRHIRIFVNGTQVRDLGHRLAESDEVVIVQALSGG from the coding sequence ATGAAGGTGCTCATCCCGAGCGCGCTGCGTTCGTACACCGAGCGAGCCGAAGCGCGGGCGAGCGGCGAGACGCTCGCTGCGCTGCTCACCGATCTGGACCAGCAGTACACCGGCATCCGCTTTCGAATGATCGATGAGCAGGAGCGCATCCGGCGGCACATCCGCATCTTCGTCAACGGCACGCAGGTGCGCGACCTCGGTCATCGGCTTGCGGAAAGCGACGAGGTCGTGATCGTGCAGGCGCTCAGCGGCGGATAA
- a CDS encoding methylcrotonoyl-CoA carboxylase, whose protein sequence is MSVLKSRLRPDSDEYRENAAAMQAIVADLRDKHARVRMGGDALARERHSARGKLLPRERIARLIDPGSEFLELSALAGWDLYDNQVPSAGIITGIGRVQGVDCVLIANDATVKGGTYFPLTVKKHLRAQEIAAENRLPCVYLVDSGGAHLPSQDEVFPDRDHFGRIFYNQATLSARGIAQIAVVMGSCTAGGAYVPAMSDETIIVRNQGTIFLGGPPLVRAATGEVVDAETLGGGDVHTKTSGVADHLAHDDAHALEIARRAVAHLNAGQGHDRRVADARAPAPQAHPPLYDAAELAGLIPTSSRKLFDMREVIARVVDGSELHEFKQRYGATLVCGFAHIAGYPVGIVANNGILFSESALKGTHFIELCAQRGIALVFLQNITGFMVGEKYESRGIAKDGAKMVTAVACAQVPKFTVIVGGSFGAGNYGMCGRAFGPRFLWTWPNARISVMGGEQAANVLAQVRRDALEKQGRQWPEEDEARFKQPIAEQYARQSHACYATARLWDDGIIEPADTRRMLAAGLALSANAPVEPTRFGVFRM, encoded by the coding sequence ATGAGCGTACTGAAGTCGCGCCTGCGCCCGGACTCGGACGAGTACCGCGAAAACGCGGCTGCGATGCAGGCGATAGTCGCGGACCTACGCGACAAGCACGCTCGCGTCCGGATGGGCGGGGACGCTCTAGCACGCGAACGTCATAGCGCCCGCGGCAAGTTGTTGCCGCGTGAGCGGATCGCTCGCCTCATCGACCCGGGGAGCGAATTCCTCGAGCTCTCCGCGCTTGCCGGGTGGGATCTATACGACAACCAGGTGCCGTCCGCGGGCATCATCACCGGCATCGGGCGCGTGCAAGGCGTCGACTGCGTGCTGATCGCCAACGATGCGACGGTGAAGGGTGGCACCTATTTCCCGTTGACGGTGAAAAAGCACCTGCGCGCGCAGGAGATCGCGGCCGAGAACCGGCTGCCGTGCGTCTACCTGGTCGATTCCGGCGGCGCGCACCTGCCCAGCCAGGACGAAGTCTTTCCCGACCGGGACCACTTCGGGCGCATCTTCTACAACCAGGCGACGCTGTCCGCACGCGGCATCGCGCAGATCGCTGTCGTCATGGGCTCGTGCACCGCGGGCGGCGCCTACGTGCCTGCGATGTCCGACGAGACCATCATCGTGCGCAATCAAGGCACGATCTTTCTCGGCGGGCCGCCGCTGGTGCGGGCCGCGACCGGCGAAGTGGTCGATGCCGAAACGCTCGGCGGCGGCGACGTGCACACCAAGACCTCGGGCGTGGCCGATCATCTCGCGCACGACGATGCGCACGCGCTCGAGATCGCGCGCCGCGCCGTCGCCCATCTCAATGCCGGCCAGGGTCACGACCGTCGCGTCGCGGACGCGCGTGCGCCCGCGCCGCAGGCGCATCCGCCCCTGTACGATGCCGCCGAGCTCGCCGGCCTGATACCGACCAGCAGCCGCAAGCTCTTCGACATGCGCGAAGTGATCGCGCGCGTGGTCGACGGCTCCGAGCTGCACGAGTTCAAGCAGCGTTACGGCGCCACACTGGTGTGCGGCTTCGCCCACATCGCCGGTTACCCGGTCGGTATCGTCGCCAACAACGGCATTCTCTTCTCCGAATCCGCCCTCAAAGGCACGCACTTCATCGAGCTGTGCGCCCAGCGCGGCATTGCGCTCGTGTTCCTGCAGAACATCACCGGCTTCATGGTGGGCGAGAAATACGAGAGCCGCGGCATCGCCAAGGACGGCGCCAAGATGGTCACGGCAGTGGCCTGCGCGCAAGTCCCGAAATTCACGGTGATCGTGGGCGGAAGCTTCGGCGCGGGCAACTACGGCATGTGCGGTCGGGCGTTCGGGCCGCGCTTTCTGTGGACGTGGCCGAACGCGCGCATCTCGGTGATGGGCGGCGAACAGGCGGCAAACGTGCTCGCACAGGTGCGGCGCGATGCACTGGAGAAGCAAGGCCGGCAATGGCCGGAAGAGGACGAGGCGCGCTTCAAGCAGCCGATCGCCGAGCAGTATGCGCGCCAATCTCATGCCTGTTACGCCACGGCGCGGCTGTGGGACGACGGCATCATCGAGCCCGCCGATACCCGCCGCATGCTGGCTGCGGGCCTGGCTTTGAGCGCCAACGCGCCCGTCGAGCCGACGCGCTTCGGCGTCTTTCGCATGTGA
- a CDS encoding acetyl-CoA C-acetyltransferase (Catalyzes the synthesis of acetoacetyl coenzyme A from two molecules of acetyl coenzyme A. It can also act as a thiolase, catalyzing the reverse reaction and generating two-carbon units from the four-carbon product of fatty acid oxidation), whose translation EVNEAFAVVTMAAMQDLALPHEKVNVHGGACALGHPIGASGARILVTLLAALKKYDLRRGVASLCIGGGEATAMAVERL comes from the coding sequence GAGGTGAACGAGGCGTTCGCCGTGGTCACCATGGCGGCGATGCAGGATCTGGCGCTCCCGCACGAAAAAGTGAACGTTCATGGCGGCGCGTGCGCGCTGGGCCATCCGATCGGCGCCTCGGGCGCACGCATCCTCGTCACGCTGCTCGCAGCCCTGAAGAAATACGACTTGCGCCGTGGCGTGGCGTCGCTGTGCATCGGCGGCGGCGAAGCGACTGCGATGGCCGTGGAACGGCTCTAG
- a CDS encoding polyketide cyclase, with translation MKIVKIALLAVAAGVAAILLIAATRPDTFTVQRSATIQAPAQTVHALIEDFKRWDAWSPWEKKDPAMKRTFGAITRGKGATYAWEGNGEVGQGRMEIVDSVSPSKVAIQLDFVEPFETHSSVLFALVPSGQGTDVTWTMQGGVPYLAKIVHMFLDMDRMVGKDFETGLANLKLAAERQAAGAANVETKR, from the coding sequence ATGAAAATCGTCAAAATCGCGCTTCTTGCCGTTGCCGCCGGGGTTGCCGCGATCCTGCTGATTGCAGCAACCCGGCCGGATACGTTCACTGTCCAGCGCTCCGCTACGATCCAGGCGCCGGCGCAGACCGTGCATGCGCTGATCGAGGACTTCAAGCGCTGGGACGCCTGGTCGCCCTGGGAAAAGAAAGACCCGGCGATGAAGCGCACTTTCGGCGCAATCACCCGCGGCAAGGGCGCAACCTACGCCTGGGAAGGCAATGGCGAGGTCGGCCAGGGACGGATGGAGATCGTCGATTCGGTCTCACCCTCCAAGGTCGCGATCCAGCTCGACTTCGTCGAACCGTTCGAGACGCACAGCTCGGTCCTGTTTGCATTGGTGCCAAGCGGCCAGGGCACCGATGTCACATGGACCATGCAAGGAGGCGTGCCGTACCTTGCCAAGATCGTTCACATGTTCCTCGACATGGATCGTATGGTGGGCAAGGACTTCGAGACCGGATTGGCCAATCTGAAGCTGGCGGCGGAACGGCAAGCCGCGGGCGCAGCAAACGTGGAGACGAAACGATGA
- a CDS encoding pentapeptide MXKDX repeat protein: MKALLAVIMSVALTLGAGMAVAADDMKKDAMKKDSMAKDGMKKDAMKKDGMKKDEMKKDDMKKDMMKK, encoded by the coding sequence ATGAAAGCATTGCTCGCAGTGATCATGTCGGTCGCATTGACGCTCGGCGCCGGGATGGCGGTAGCCGCGGACGACATGAAGAAAGACGCGATGAAGAAGGACAGCATGGCGAAGGACGGAATGAAGAAGGACGCCATGAAAAAGGACGGGATGAAGAAGGACGAGATGAAGAAGGACGACATGAAGAAGGACATGATGAAGAAGTAA
- a CDS encoding enoyl-CoA hydratase/isomerase family protein (Catalyzes the reversible hydration of unsaturated fatty acyl-CoA to beta-hydroxyacyl-CoA), with protein MSSACVLLHTAANGVATLTFDRPDLHNAIDEATIAEFKAGLAKVAADPDVRVLVIAGNGKSFCAGADLNWMQRTADYDEAQNYRDALEFTELLAALDTMPKPTIARVHGPAYGGGVGIVAACDIALGTPQAAFMFSEVRLGLVPAMISPYAVAAIGERHARRYMLSAERIDAAEALRIGLLHEMCDAAELDARIGKLVEQMLRGGPESIARSKALVARVAHGPIDTAMKDYTARTIAAVRAGSEGKEGIAAFLEKRLPAWVRPNEGAKR; from the coding sequence ATGAGCTCAGCCTGCGTCCTGCTTCATACTGCTGCCAACGGCGTGGCCACGCTCACGTTCGATCGCCCCGATCTGCACAACGCGATCGACGAGGCCACCATCGCCGAATTCAAGGCGGGGCTGGCGAAAGTCGCGGCCGATCCCGACGTGCGCGTGCTGGTGATCGCGGGCAACGGCAAGAGCTTTTGCGCCGGCGCGGATCTCAACTGGATGCAGCGCACCGCCGACTACGACGAGGCGCAGAACTACCGCGATGCGCTCGAATTCACCGAGCTGCTGGCGGCGCTGGATACGATGCCCAAGCCCACGATCGCGCGCGTGCACGGTCCGGCCTACGGCGGCGGCGTGGGCATCGTCGCGGCCTGCGACATCGCGCTCGGCACGCCGCAGGCGGCATTCATGTTCTCCGAAGTGCGCCTGGGGCTCGTGCCGGCGATGATCAGTCCCTATGCGGTGGCGGCGATCGGCGAGCGCCATGCGCGCCGCTACATGTTGAGCGCCGAGCGCATCGATGCGGCCGAAGCGCTGCGCATCGGGCTGCTGCATGAAATGTGCGATGCGGCCGAGCTGGATGCGCGCATCGGCAAGCTGGTCGAGCAGATGCTGCGCGGCGGGCCGGAATCGATCGCCCGCAGCAAGGCGCTGGTCGCGCGGGTCGCGCACGGCCCGATCGACACGGCCATGAAGGACTACACGGCGCGCACAATCGCAGCAGTGCGGGCGGGAAGCGAAGGCAAGGAAGGCATCGCCGCCTTCCTGGAGAAGCGACTGCCTGCGTGGGTACGGCCGAACGAAGGAGCGAAGCGATGA
- a CDS encoding 2-hydroxychromene-2-carboxylate isomerase — protein sequence MPAPIEFYFDFSSPYGYIASTRIDAIAARHSRTVNWHPVLLGAVFRVTGGAPLASIPLKGPYSERDMARTARLMGIAFKLPSKFPIPTQAAARLMLWVQGADPQGAKRLAAALYRGYFTEDQDISDPATCADIAAQCGHEREQALAGLNDAGVKDRLRAEIDAAMARGVFGSPYFIVDDEPFWGADRLDQVERWLATGGW from the coding sequence ATGCCGGCACCGATCGAGTTCTACTTCGACTTCTCCTCGCCCTACGGCTACATTGCAAGCACCCGCATCGACGCGATCGCGGCCAGGCACAGCCGCACTGTCAACTGGCATCCGGTTCTCCTCGGCGCCGTGTTCAGGGTGACCGGCGGCGCGCCGCTCGCCAGCATTCCGCTCAAGGGCCCTTATTCCGAGCGCGACATGGCGCGCACGGCGCGGCTCATGGGCATAGCGTTCAAATTGCCCTCGAAATTTCCTATCCCCACCCAGGCGGCGGCGCGCCTGATGCTGTGGGTGCAAGGCGCCGATCCACAGGGTGCGAAGCGGCTTGCGGCAGCGCTTTATCGCGGCTACTTCACCGAAGACCAGGACATCTCCGACCCGGCGACCTGTGCCGACATCGCGGCGCAGTGCGGCCACGAGCGCGAACAGGCGCTGGCCGGGTTGAACGACGCGGGCGTCAAGGACAGGCTGCGCGCCGAAATCGACGCTGCCATGGCGCGCGGCGTGTTCGGCTCGCCCTACTTCATCGTCGACGACGAACCGTTCTGGGGTGCCGACCGTCTCGACCAGGTGGAGCGCTGGCTCGCGACCGGCGGCTGGTAA
- a CDS encoding YciI family protein has translation MKYLCLVYLDEKRLDELPDEDCVEYDTRIRASGHCLASEALQSIQTATTVRMRDGKVSITDGPFAETKEQLAGFYMIEAQDLDEAIRLASEIPPARVGCIEVRPIRPIRETVALAKTQASESGA, from the coding sequence ATGAAATATTTGTGCCTGGTGTACCTGGACGAAAAGCGGCTGGACGAGCTGCCGGATGAGGACTGTGTCGAATACGACACCCGCATACGCGCCAGCGGCCACTGCCTCGCCTCCGAGGCGCTGCAGTCGATTCAGACGGCGACGACGGTGCGCATGCGCGACGGCAAGGTTTCCATCACCGACGGGCCGTTCGCCGAGACCAAGGAGCAGCTGGCGGGCTTCTACATGATCGAGGCGCAGGACCTGGACGAAGCGATCCGCCTGGCCTCCGAAATTCCGCCGGCACGCGTCGGCTGCATCGAAGTACGCCCGATCCGGCCGATCCGCGAGACCGTCGCCTTGGCCAAGACGCAGGCATCCGAATCCGGTGCATAG
- a CDS encoding DUF1223 domain-containing protein yields MVMGIAGYWGAALTAMFIAGAASAQECRAESGPHRAALVELYTSEGCSSCPPADRQLSRLASDANGFALGRDIVPLALHVDFWDYIGWKDPFARADFTARQRALVAANGGRALYTPHFFVNGQEIRDRARVEASVRTQNARAASADIRIAVTPSENGRLRIALRVGHARPGQSGAPLALHAAVTESGLSNRIGAGENRGAVLAHDHVVRHWFGPVPVRSGAATLERVLQLTPEQAAKGVAVAAFVQDTRSGEVLQAVSTGLCAAA; encoded by the coding sequence ATGGTCATGGGGATTGCAGGGTATTGGGGCGCCGCACTGACCGCGATGTTCATCGCGGGGGCGGCGAGCGCGCAGGAATGCCGCGCCGAGAGCGGCCCGCACCGCGCCGCCCTGGTCGAGCTCTATACCTCGGAGGGTTGCTCCAGCTGCCCGCCCGCCGACCGGCAGCTTTCCCGGCTGGCATCGGATGCGAACGGGTTCGCGCTCGGCCGGGATATCGTCCCGCTCGCGCTGCACGTCGACTTCTGGGATTACATCGGCTGGAAGGACCCGTTCGCGCGTGCGGACTTCACCGCCCGGCAGCGCGCCTTGGTGGCCGCGAACGGCGGCCGCGCGCTGTACACGCCTCACTTCTTCGTCAACGGCCAGGAGATCCGCGACCGCGCGCGCGTCGAAGCCTCGGTTCGCACGCAGAACGCACGGGCCGCCTCGGCCGACATTCGGATCGCGGTCACCCCCTCCGAGAACGGAAGGCTCCGGATCGCGCTTCGGGTCGGGCATGCGCGGCCGGGCCAGTCGGGTGCGCCACTCGCGCTCCACGCGGCGGTGACCGAGAGCGGTCTGAGCAACCGCATCGGCGCCGGTGAGAATCGCGGCGCCGTGCTCGCACACGATCACGTCGTGCGCCATTGGTTCGGACCCGTACCGGTCAGGTCCGGTGCCGCGACGCTGGAGCGGGTGCTGCAGCTCACGCCCGAACAGGCAGCCAAGGGCGTTGCCGTGGCAGCGTTCGTCCAGGACACCCGTTCCGGCGAGGTGCTGCAAGCGGTTTCCACCGGTCTGTGCGCAGCGGCATGA
- a CDS encoding molybdopterin-dependent oxidoreductase codes for MPPMSKLLTLHRPDPRAREIVKDALREMPSPARRAFLKRGLTLGGLSMLTGCAVTDDASVQKVLTAVSRFNDRMQAAIFDPDQLAPTYPESMITRPFPFNAFYSEDEVRQVDGERFRLEVSGLVADKSAWTLAQLDALAHESQVTRHICVEGWSAIGKWGGVPLAAFLRRVGADLGARYVGFKCADGYHTSIDMPTALHAQTIIALAFDGETLPAKYGYPMKIRMPTKLGYKNPKHVQAIFVTNTYPGGYWEDQGYNWFGGS; via the coding sequence ATGCCACCGATGAGCAAGCTGCTGACATTACACCGACCCGACCCGCGCGCGCGGGAGATCGTCAAGGACGCGCTGCGCGAGATGCCTTCGCCGGCGCGGCGAGCATTCCTCAAGCGCGGCCTGACGCTCGGCGGCTTGTCGATGCTCACCGGCTGCGCCGTCACCGACGACGCATCGGTGCAGAAGGTGCTGACCGCGGTGTCGCGCTTCAACGACCGCATGCAGGCGGCGATCTTCGACCCCGACCAGCTGGCGCCGACCTACCCCGAATCGATGATCACGCGGCCGTTTCCGTTCAACGCCTTCTATTCCGAGGACGAGGTGCGGCAAGTCGACGGCGAGCGCTTCCGGCTCGAAGTGAGCGGTCTCGTGGCCGACAAGAGCGCCTGGACTTTGGCGCAACTCGATGCGCTCGCGCATGAGAGCCAAGTGACCCGCCACATCTGCGTGGAAGGCTGGAGCGCGATCGGCAAATGGGGCGGGGTGCCGCTGGCTGCATTCCTGCGCCGCGTCGGCGCGGATCTCGGCGCCAGGTACGTCGGCTTCAAGTGCGCCGACGGCTACCACACCTCGATCGACATGCCGACGGCCTTGCACGCGCAGACCATCATCGCGCTCGCCTTCGACGGCGAGACGCTGCCGGCGAAATACGGCTATCCGATGAAGATCCGCATGCCGACCAAGCTCGGCTACAAGAATCCCAAACACGTGCAGGCGATCTTCGTCACCAACACCTACCCCGGCGGCTACTGGGAAGACCAGGGGTACAACTGGTTCGGAGGAAGCTGA